A region from the uncultured Draconibacterium sp. genome encodes:
- a CDS encoding glycoside hydrolase family 3 N-terminal domain-containing protein codes for MNPTPKIILLFALFIAVISPNCFAQAPPFLALKDDEWVQQQLEKMSIEERIGQLMMITVYPEQNEASKAIYKKRIETWKPGGILVMQGSPSKTTSWINQFQDVSETPLLVAIDGEWGPAMRIDSTIVYPYAQSLGAVQDSSLLYQMGADIACQLKQMGIHMNFAPVADINTNPKNPVIGFRSFGENRQNVAQKAWMLAKGMQDNLVIPVAKHFPGHGDTKTDSHKTLPLIPHAKNRIDSIESYPFRYLSDRGISGIMSGHLNVPSLDESGKTSSLSEKIITNYLKKEIGFKGFVVTDAITMNGVKAEPGRAELEALIAGNDMVEFVPDVAKVVETVKKAIENGEISEEEINEKCRTVLALKRWAGLHQYQPAKIKNLYEYLNQPNFQVTYRKLIKQSLAVLINNSTLPLQNLEDLKIATINLGGEQKSAFQKMLKKYTAMDHFSLPQNATEPSWAALRHKLDNYNLVIAGISGINKYSSKQYGISEIQQKAVADLVNEKNTVFAFFGNAYALKHFSNIHHAKALVVAHQDNNLTQELAAQLIFGAFDSKGKLPVTIDKRFVVGNGLPLKANQSLSYTIPEEAGMNSLVLNKKIDSLATLGISEGAFPGCQVLVAKNGQVVLHNCYGYHTYDSINPVTKKNIYDWASVTKVTGPLPAIMKLVDEKKINLNDKFSKYWPDFIGSNKEHISFREVLAHQARLASWIAFWTMTLQEDGTLNKNVFKKNPSTQFNIRVSNGICMNSDFKKTMFDTIRNSELEKRKRYLYSGLSFYLYPEIIENLTQTPYEDYLKSTFFAPLGASTITFNAYQHFPLQQIIPTEVDDFFRMEKMHGYVHDEGAAMMGGISGNAGLFGNTNDLAKLFQLYLQKGYFGGRRYISESTINEFTRIQFPENENRRGLGFDKPLIDNHKNKLEDAYPAISSSAASFGHSGYTGTFAWADPENQLLFIFMSNRVYPTRNNTKLYKLNIRTAMHQAIYDSIYTP; via the coding sequence ATGAATCCAACACCTAAAATAATTTTACTTTTTGCCTTGTTTATTGCAGTAATTTCTCCGAATTGTTTTGCCCAGGCCCCTCCATTTCTTGCTTTAAAAGATGATGAATGGGTGCAGCAACAACTCGAAAAAATGAGTATTGAAGAACGCATTGGCCAGTTAATGATGATTACGGTTTACCCGGAACAGAATGAGGCAAGTAAGGCCATTTATAAAAAAAGGATAGAAACATGGAAGCCGGGAGGAATATTGGTTATGCAAGGCTCGCCAAGCAAAACTACCAGCTGGATTAATCAGTTTCAGGATGTTTCTGAAACTCCCTTACTGGTAGCTATTGATGGCGAATGGGGCCCCGCCATGCGCATTGACAGCACTATTGTGTACCCATACGCTCAATCGTTGGGAGCAGTGCAAGACTCCTCATTGCTTTACCAAATGGGCGCCGACATAGCCTGCCAGTTAAAACAAATGGGTATTCACATGAATTTTGCACCGGTAGCCGATATTAATACCAATCCCAAAAACCCGGTAATTGGGTTTCGTTCGTTTGGCGAAAACAGACAAAATGTAGCACAAAAGGCGTGGATGCTTGCTAAAGGAATGCAAGATAATTTGGTTATTCCGGTTGCCAAACATTTTCCCGGACATGGCGATACAAAAACCGATTCGCACAAAACACTCCCCTTAATCCCCCACGCTAAAAACCGCATCGACAGTATTGAAAGCTATCCTTTCAGGTATTTATCAGATCGTGGAATAAGCGGAATTATGTCGGGACATTTAAATGTTCCGTCACTCGATGAATCGGGAAAAACCTCATCCTTATCCGAAAAAATAATAACCAATTATCTGAAAAAAGAAATTGGGTTTAAGGGTTTTGTTGTAACCGATGCCATTACTATGAATGGGGTTAAAGCAGAACCGGGCCGGGCGGAATTGGAGGCTCTGATAGCAGGTAACGATATGGTGGAATTTGTTCCGGATGTGGCCAAGGTGGTTGAAACGGTAAAAAAAGCCATCGAGAATGGAGAAATAAGCGAAGAGGAAATTAATGAAAAATGCCGAACTGTTTTAGCCTTAAAACGATGGGCCGGATTACACCAATACCAACCAGCCAAAATTAAAAACCTTTACGAATACCTCAATCAACCCAACTTCCAGGTCACGTACCGAAAATTGATAAAACAATCGCTTGCTGTGCTTATTAATAATTCAACGCTTCCGTTGCAAAACCTCGAAGACCTAAAAATTGCGACAATAAACCTTGGCGGCGAGCAAAAATCAGCTTTTCAAAAAATGCTGAAGAAGTACACGGCTATGGATCATTTTTCGTTACCTCAGAATGCCACTGAACCAAGCTGGGCTGCACTTCGCCATAAACTCGATAATTATAATTTGGTAATTGCCGGAATTAGTGGAATTAATAAATATTCATCAAAGCAGTATGGTATTTCCGAAATTCAGCAAAAGGCAGTTGCCGATTTGGTAAACGAGAAAAACACAGTATTTGCCTTTTTCGGCAATGCATACGCCTTAAAACATTTTTCGAACATTCACCATGCAAAGGCACTGGTTGTGGCGCACCAGGACAATAACCTTACGCAGGAACTGGCGGCTCAACTTATTTTTGGAGCATTTGATTCTAAGGGCAAATTACCTGTTACTATTGACAAGCGTTTTGTTGTGGGCAATGGTCTTCCGCTTAAAGCAAATCAAAGTTTATCGTACACCATCCCGGAGGAAGCAGGGATGAACTCATTGGTTTTAAACAAGAAAATTGACTCGCTGGCCACGCTGGGCATTTCTGAAGGTGCTTTTCCGGGGTGCCAGGTGTTGGTAGCTAAAAACGGACAGGTGGTACTGCACAACTGCTATGGCTACCATACCTACGACAGTATAAACCCTGTAACAAAAAAAAACATTTACGACTGGGCATCGGTAACCAAAGTAACCGGGCCTTTACCAGCCATTATGAAATTGGTGGATGAAAAAAAAATAAACCTCAACGATAAATTCAGCAAATACTGGCCCGATTTTATTGGCAGCAACAAAGAACATATTAGTTTTCGAGAGGTATTGGCGCACCAGGCCCGCCTGGCCTCGTGGATTGCCTTTTGGACCATGACTCTGCAGGAAGATGGGACATTGAACAAAAATGTGTTCAAAAAAAACCCAAGCACCCAATTCAATATCCGGGTGTCAAACGGCATTTGTATGAACAGCGATTTCAAAAAAACAATGTTTGACACTATTCGAAATTCGGAGCTGGAAAAAAGAAAAAGATACCTGTATTCGGGATTAAGCTTTTACCTGTATCCTGAAATAATTGAAAACCTGACCCAAACCCCATACGAGGATTATTTAAAAAGCACCTTTTTTGCTCCATTAGGAGCAAGCACAATAACATTTAATGCTTACCAACATTTCCCCTTGCAACAGATAATACCAACCGAGGTAGACGATTTTTTCAGAATGGAAAAAATGCATGGTTATGTGCACGACGAAGGAGCTGCAATGATGGGAGGCATTTCGGGCAATGCCGGGCTGTTTGGTAATACAAACGATTTAGCTAAGCTCTTTCAGCTTTACTTGCAGAAAGGCTATTTTGGTGGCCGCCGTTATATTTCCGAGTCAACCATTAATGAGTTTACACGCATTCAGTTTCCTGAAAACGAAAACCGCAGAGGCTTAGGTTTCGACAAACCATTAATTGACAACCATAAAAACAAGCTGGAAGATGCTTACCCCGCAATATCTAGTAGCGCAGCCAGTTTTGGGCACAGCGGTTATACCGGAACCTTTGCCTGGGCCGACCCTGAAAACCAATTGCTCTTTATTTTTATGTCGAACCGTGTTTACCCAACCCGAAATAATACCAAACTTTACAAATTGAACATTCGCACGGCAATGCACCAGGCTATTTACGATAGCATTTATACACCATAA